The Leptodactylus fuscus isolate aLepFus1 chromosome 1, aLepFus1.hap2, whole genome shotgun sequence nucleotide sequence AAGAGAACCTGTGGGTGGTGTGCATGGATATACAAAGTCAAGAACCTGTGGGTGGTGTGCAAGGGTATACTTGGCCAAGAATCTGTGggtggtgtgcatgtgtatacatGGCCAAGAACCTGTGGGTGGTGTGCATGGATATACTTGGCCAAGAATCTGTGggtggtgtgcatgtgtatacatGGCCAAGAACCTGTGGGTGGTGTGCATGGATATACATGGTCAAGAATCTGTGGGTGGTGTGCATGGGTATACATGGCCAAGAACCTGTGGGTGGTGTGCATGGGTATACATGGCCAAGAACCTGTGGGTGGTGTGCATGGATATACTTGGCCAAGAATCTGTGGGTGGTGTGCATGGGTATACATGACCAAGAACCTGTGGGTGGTGTACATAGGTATACATGGTCAAGAATCTGTGGGTGGTGTGCATGGGTATACATGACCAAGAAGCTGTGGGTGGTGTGCATGGGTATACATGGCCAAGAACCTGTGGGTGGTGTGCATGGATATACATGGTCAAGAATCTGTGGGTGGTGTGCATGGGTATACATGGCCAAGAACCTGTGGGTGGTGTGCATGGATATACATGGTCAAGAATCTGTGGGTGGTGTGCATGGGTATACATGGCCAAGAACCTGTGGGTGGTGTGCATGGATATACATGGCCAAGAACCTGTGGGTGGTGTGCATGGATATACATGGTCAAAAATCTGTGGGTGGTGTGCATGGGTATACATGGCCAAGAACCTGTGGGTGGTGTGCATGGGTATACATGACCAAGAGAACCTGTGGGTGGTGTGCATGGATATACAAAGTCAAGAACCTGTGGGTGGTGTGCAAGGGTATACTTGGCCAAGAATCTGTGggtggtgtgcatgtgtatacatGGCCAAGAACCTGTGGGTGGTGTGCATGGATATACTTGGCCAAGAATCTGTGggtggtgtgcatgtgtatacatGGCCAAGAACCTGTGGGTGGTGTGCATGGATATACATGGTCAAGAATCTGTGGGTGGTGTGCATGGGTATACATGGCCAAGAACCTGTGGGTGGTGTGCATGGGTATACATGGCCAAGAACCTGTGGGTGGTGTGCATGGATATACTTGGCCAAGAATCTGTGGGTGGTGTGCATGGGTATACATGACCAAGAACCTGTGGGTGGTGTACATAGGTATACATGGTCAAGAATCTGTGGGTGGTGTGCATGGGTATACATGACCAAGAAGCTGTGGGTGGTGTGCATGGGTATACATGGCCAAGAACCTGTGGGTGGTGTGCATGGATATACATGGTCAAGAATCTGTGGGTGGTGTGCATGGGTATACATGGCCAAGAACCTGTGGGTGGTGTGCATGGATATACATGGTCAAGAATCTGTGGGTGGTGTGCATGGGTATACATGGCCAAGAACCTGTGGGTGGTGTGCATGGATATACATGGCCAAGAACCTGTGGGTGGTGTGCATGGATATACATGGTCAAGAATCTGTGGGTGGTGTGCATGGGTATACATGACCAAGAACCTGTGGGTGGTGTACATAGGTATACATGGTCAAGAATCTGTGGGTGGTGTGCATGGGTATACATGACCAAGAAGCTGTGGGTGGTGTGCATGGGTATACATGACCAAGAACCTGTGGGTGGTGTACATAGGTATACATGGCCAAGAACCTGTGGGTGGTGTGCATGGATATACAAAGTCAAGAACCTGTGGGTGGTGTGCATGGGTATACATGGCCAAGAACCTGTGGGTGGTGTGCATGGGTATACATGGTCAAGAATCTGTGGGTGGTGTGCATGGGTATACATGGCCAAGAACCTGTGGGTGGTGTGCATGGGTATACATGGCCAAGAACCTGTGGGTGGTGTGCAAGGGTATACTTGGCCAAGAACCTGTGGGTGGTGTGCATGGGTATACATGGTCAAGAATCTGTGGGTGGTGTGCATGGGTATACATGGCCAAGAACCTGTGGGTGGTGTGCATGGGTATACATGGCCAAGAACCTGTGGGTGGTGTACATAGGTATACATGGCCAAGAACCTGTGGGTGGTGTGCATGGATATACAAAGTCAAGAACCTGTGGGTGGTGTGCATGGGTATACATGGCCAAGAACCTGTGGGTGGTGTGCATGGGTATACATGGCCAAGAACCTGTGGGTGGTGTGCATGGGTATACATGGTCAAGAATCTGTGGGTGGTGTGCATGGGTATACATGGTCAAGAATCTGTGGGTGGTGTGCATGGGTATACATGGTCAAGAATCTGTGGGTGGTGTGCATGGGTATACATGGTCAAGAATCTGTGGGTGGTGTGCATGGGTATACATGGCCATTCACTTTCGCAATGGTTATGTCACAAATAACATCATCAAAAACTACAGTGATGTTTTTccaaaatattggggcagatttactaatgttaAATTAGAATTGTTGTGTCAGAATTTTgtaaaaaattgatttttaagaAGCGTATTGTTTTGCAATAGTGATAATTGTCTGGCTAAGAGTTGTTTTAGGTGTAAAATACTGATCTACATTATACCAAGAAGTGGCCCAAAAGAGGCCAAAATGTACCATGGATATTACAAATTTATCAAACAGCGTGTGCTGCATACAAAAATAACATGATGGTGCCGtgaaggaccccattgactataaaaggTCCTTTGTACTACCCTATCTACTTCCCTATATGAGTTCTTTGATGAGCCATTAGAATTGACttttgagtaaaacatttcccacattcggaacatgaaaatggcttcactcctgtgtgaattctctgatgagtaACAAAATGCCATTtgcgagtaaaacatttcccacattcggtacatgaaaatgtttttcctgtgtgaattctttgatgtgatTTTAGAGATGACTTcagggtaaaacatttcccacattcggtaCATGAAAGTgtttctcctgtgtgaattctttgatgtgaaTTTAGAGATGACTTcagggtaaaacatttcccacattcggaacatgaaaatggcttctccccggtgtgaattctcagatgtgTAACAAAATGCCATTtgcgagtaaaacatttcccacattcggtaCATGTAAATGTttttcctgtgtgaattctttgatgtgaaTTTAGAGATGACTTcagggtaaaacatttcccacattcggaacatgaaaatggcttctccccggtgtgaattctctgatgttcaacaagacttcCTATATTCGAGAAACATTTGccgcattctgggcatgaaaatgttTTTACCATGTGAGTTTTCTGATGTGCGATTAAACCTGCTTTCTGGGCAAAACACTTtccacatttggtgcaagaaaatgccttctctcctgtgtgaattctctgatgtctaacaaaaTGTGATCTCCAAGTAAAACATACCCCACATTCTTCacacgaatatggcttctctcctgtgtgaattctctgatgtctaacaagatctgatttataGGTAAAACAGTGAAGGTCTGAGgttatatctggggtaatgacatgttcttcatatggatcttgtttgataccatgatcctctgctttataatctgtagatatcagatgttcttctgagctcctggtacagtcatctgataaGAACAAAAAGGAATTCATTATTTTTGAATAATAAACCTAAACACTGCCAGTATTTTTTGTCTCCTCATTTGAAATGATCCTGTAGTATAAAGTTATCCATTTTACTGACTGCCTTATTTTGAAGTTATGTGCTCACTTCCAAAGCACTCCTTTCGGattctctgatgcacacagtattttgcgcATAAATAGGGGGTCAAATGCACAATTCAGCCCtcaagaagatagataggagatagatagatagatagataggagatagatagatagataggacatagatagatagatagatagatagatagatagatagataggacatagatagatagatagatagatagatagatagatagatagatagataaatagatagatagatagatagataggagatagatagatagtagatagatagatagatagaagatagataaatagatagatagatagatagatagataggaaatagatagatagatagatagatagatagatagataggagatagatagataggagatagatagatagatagtagatagaagatagataaatagatagatagatagatagatagatagatagagatagatagagatagatagtagtagaaaaaaatgc carries:
- the LOC142189149 gene encoding uncharacterized protein LOC142189149 — encoded protein: MVKIVDSGVTCVGYTIMGMTAEGSHKEALANHRPLDGVVGYLNPRRPLDQSSIFHQDKDVSDINAISMRIQEDPYVSGDEECEEDIPTGTRPDDCTRSSEEHLISTDYKAEDHGIKQDPYEEHVITPDITSDLHCFTYKSDLVRHQRIHTGEKPYSCEECGVCFTWRSHFVRHQRIHTGEKAFSCTKCGKCFAQKAGLIAHQKTHMVKTFSCPECGKCFSNIGSLVEHQRIHTGEKPFSCSECGKCFTLKSSLNSHQRIHTGKTFTCTECGKCFTRKWHFVTHLRIHTGEKPFSCSECGKCFTLKSSLNSHQRIHTGETLSCTECGKCFTLKSSLKSHQRIHTGKTFSCTECGKCFTRKWHFVTHQRIHTGVKPFSCSECGKCFTQKSILMAHQRTHIGK